The following coding sequences are from one Diadema setosum chromosome 9, eeDiaSeto1, whole genome shotgun sequence window:
- the LOC140233154 gene encoding uncharacterized protein gives MFDLHSTPMNLLQSDRFRNKPKISEIVRLREPVLPPTYVQMTWVHPDDPLVLSGVRKRKSRPSHQGEHIEIESVDGSEEYSTKTVRPVNTYKYYRRENICTALADSAMSAEVTPKLIDGSHNEIIIDDEINLELKIFEHGPVFLANITTPSLSRGHTRSRRTSHYRPTSASSVQCATPMDVDDNGMDITHPNSLPDAHRLKVDELDDTQKDEQNDEKQTGVIRISNISVEDEVEPTYDVIPVVSDLTKPTKKLSAIYVRPAMACFDFTNVPPGVY, from the exons ATGTTTGATTTGCACTCCACTCCTATGAACCTCTTACAATCAGACAGATTTCGGAACAAACCGAAAATTTCCGAAATAGTTCGTCTTCGCGAACCGGTGCTACCTCCGACGTACGTGCAAATGACATGGGTGCACCCCGACGATCCACTGGTTCTCTCCGGGGTTCGGAAGCGGAAGTCGAGACCATCGCATCAAGGGGAGCATATCGAGATCGAATCGGTGGACGGCTCTGAAG AATATTCTACGAAGACAGTTAGGCCGGTCAACACCTACAAATACTATCGGCGGGAAAATATTTGCACAGCTCTGGCCGACAGCGCTATGTCTGCAGAAGTCACCCCAAAGCTGATAGATGGATCCCACAACGAAATCATCATCGATGACGAGATAAATCTCGAGCTGAAAATCTTCGAGCACGGTCCGGTGTTCCTCGCCAACATAACAACTCCCAGTCTGAGCCGCGGTCACACGCGAAGCAGGAGGACGTCGCACTACCGCCCGACGTCGGCATCGAGCGTTCAATGCGCGACTCCCATGGACGTCGATGATAACGGGATGGATATCACACATCCAAACTCTCTGCCGGACGCGCACCGACTAAAAGTGGACGAACTTGACGACACACAAAAGGACGAGCAGAATGACGAAAAGCAGACAGGCGTGATTCGAATCAGCAATATCTCGGTTGAGGATGAGGTCGAACCGACGTACGATGTCATACCGGTTGTATCTGATTTGACGAAACCCACTAAGAAGCTTTCAGCAATCTACGTCAGACCTGCCATGGCGTGTTTCGATTTTACAAACGTCCCTCCAGGAGTTTATTGA
- the LOC140232514 gene encoding uncharacterized protein encodes MAKEVVINVQSSLAICDSLTNLLGKSFGPNALQILYTTSTGKVLITSDGSTILRATNVAHPVGCWLISRVVSFHSQVGDCAKSYIFLIREVLEGICQEFGSVSKNMDRRSHHVSREEMHDLRSALSDMLHGCLPKQILPSLLQESFDASQVTLADFHNLGENVIHTHLAGKLSPKQSKFFSSMLWNFVTRNATNGSISALQEATQNIVDNFDVAVMEAAGLPIESSHIENGVILSRDAVNHLQRREGDAPCIVMIWGCDPFKAVPASVSTLSARTVSGLVHTMQYARVQAVKFVDLLVENNVRVVLCSECLSATSLSLLHRASITVVHTIPLEELLRLGHVVNAQLLYEVPTELQSTMIFSALDVKQVPVGSRRCTKVLLHTSPGVCHLLLCAPTEGMCKVLAQSALNSVKVINAWLASSQEDFNQCSDITTGSSKPLETPTDAVQKRSNSHALMDCELTVHRTGHGFSGELAGTASGSCEQRLDEKHGLLIPGGGSAELLASRLLYQQYLGHRDNQYQSLAEKIVANALLCIPRTLHQNSFAHGSRDSHSFVKILEQYFGDASRGLGIEGKAGQLSALGERGVWEPTMIRYFLWCSVIETVIELLKMDAIVPVLKIGSTLDATKL; translated from the coding sequence ATGGCCAAGGAAGTGGTCATAAATGTGCAGTCATCCCTGGCAATATGTGATTCACTGACCAATCTTCTTGGGAAGTCATTCGGCCCCAATGCCTTGCAGATACTCTACACCACCTCCACCGGAAAGGTCCTGATCACCAGTGATGGCAGCACGATCCTCAGGGCTACGAATGTTGCTCATCCTGTCGGATGCTGGCTGATCAGTAGGGTTGTGAGCTTCCACTCACAAGTTGGCGACTGTGCCAAGTCTTACATCTTTCTCATCAGGGAGGTTCTGGAAGGAATTTGCCAGGAATTCGGCTCAGTGAGCAAAAACATGGATAGGAGAAGCCATCATGTTAGCAGGGAGGAGATGCATGATCTAAGAAGTGCACTGTCAGACATGTTGCATGGATGTTTGCCAAAACAGATTCTCCCATCTCTGCTCCAGGAATCGTTTGATGCTTCACAAGTAACTTTGGCAGACTTCCACAACCTTGGAGAAAATGTGATACACACGCATCTTGCTGGAAAACTAAGTCCAAAGCAGAGTAAGTTCTTCTCTTCCATGTTGTGGAATTTTGTAACACGTAATGCCACCAATGGCAGCATTTCAGCATTGCAAGAGGCCACCCAAAATATAGTTGACAATTTTGATGTGGCTGTCATGGAAGCAGCAGGGTTGCCTATTGAGTCTTCACATATAGAGAATGGAGTGATATTGAGCAGGGATGCAGTCAATCATTTACAAAGAAGAGAAGGGGATGCTCCGTGCATTGTTATGATCTGGGGGTGTGATCCCTTCAAAGCAGTTCCGGCTTCAGTCTCCACTTTGTCAGCAAGAACTGTATCGGGCCTCGTTCACACCATGCAGTATGCCCGTGTGCAGGCTGTGAAGTTTGTGGATTTGCTAGTGGAGAATAATGTCAGGGTGGTGTTGTGCTCTGAATGTCTTTCAGCAACATCACTGTCGCTTCTTCACAGGGCATCCATCACTGTTGTTCATACCATCCCTCTCGAGGAACTCCTCAGACTCGGCCATGTTGTAAATGCGCAACTTTTGTATGAAGTCCCCACTGAATTACAGTCTACAATGATTTTTTCTGCCCTTGACGTCAAGCAGGTGCCAGTTGGTTCCCGTAGGTGCACAAAAGTTCTCCTCCACACTTCTCCAGGTGTGTGTCATCTCCTCCTGTGTGCACCAACTGAAGGTATGTGCAAAGTACTTGCCCAGTCTGCACTAAACTCAGTCAAGGTAATCAATGCGTGGCTTGCTTCCAGCCAAGAGGACTTCAATCAGTGCAGTGATATCACAACTGGTTCTTCAAAACCCCTAGAGACTCCTACAGATGCGGTGCAGAAACGTTCAAATTCACATGCCTTGATGGATTGTGAGCTAACTGTACACAGAACTGGACATGGTTTTAGTGGGGAGCTAGCTGGTACCGCATCTGGCTCCTGTGAGCAAAGATTAGATGAGAAGCATGGTTTGCTAATCCCTGGTGGAGGATCAGCAGAACTTCTTGCAAGTAGACTTCTATACCAACAGTATCTCGGTCACCGTGACAACCAGTATCAATCTCTGGCAGAGAAAATTGTTGCCAACGCACTGCTGTGCATACCTAGGACACTCCACCAGAACTCCTTTGCTCACGGCTCCAGGGACAGTCACTCCTTTGTGAAGATCTTGGAGCAGTATTTTGGCGATGCTTCTCGAGGGCTGGGGATCGAAGGCAAGGCAGGTCAGCTGAGCGCCCTAGGAGAGAGAGGGGTGTGGGAGCCGACAATGATAAGGTACTTTCTGTGGTGCAGTGTTATCGAGACTGTTATTGAACTCCTCAAGATGGATGCCATTGTGCCAGTGCTAAAGATTGGATCTACTCTGGATGCAACCAAACTGTAA
- the LOC140232597 gene encoding beta-catenin-like protein 1, with protein sequence MDITDLLAFQPDKPSLKRSRDDRLQEEVVEPPKMKKNKSGGGRGGREEEEDETQLPSGISEEERERIMKMMEEEPEVPSLDDTSLRKLILSFEKKVYRNQELRIKFPDLPEKFMESEIELNDVIQELHVIATVPDMYHHLKELNATKSLLQLIGHENTDISIAVINLLQEMTDVDTLTESEDGATVLIDALLEEQVCATLVQNLDRLDDTVKEEAEGIHNTLGIIENMAEFRPEMCPDAAQQGLMQWLLRKLKPKVPFDANKLYCSEILAILLQDTERNRILLGELDGIDALLQQLAYFKKHDPTNGEELEMMENLFNCLCSSLMLPANKMAFLRGEGLQLMNLMLREKKQSRHSALKVLNHAMTGAEAGDNCTKFIDILGLRSLFPLFMKTPKRVKKGPGDSEHEEHVCSIIAALFRNVSGSHLQRLVGKFTESDHAKVDRLMELHFTYLGRVQACDDKIEREKQRRLREGDIIDDDQEDEYYIQRLDAGLFTLQLIDYTILELCCNSGISSIKNRVLQLLNMRGGTITDIRHVVREYAGNIGDADSEERGEAEKQRLLTLINRF encoded by the exons ATGGATATCACAGATTTATTGGCTTTCCAG CCTGACAAGCCATCTCTGAAGCGCTCCCGAGATGACAGACTGCAGGAGGAAGTGGTGGAGCCtccaaagatgaaaaagaataagTCTGGAGGCGGAAGAGGaggaagggaagaggaagaagatgagACTCAGCTCCCGAGTGGAATAAGCGAAGAAGAGAGAGAGCGCATCATGAAGATGATGGAGGAAGAACCAGAG GTTCCATCGCTGGATGATACAAGTCTGCGCAAACTCATCTTGTCATTTGAGAAAAAGGTTTACAGGAATCAGGAGCTGAGAATAAAGTTTCCTGACCTGCCAGAAAA GTTCATGGAATCAGAGATTGAGTTGAATGACGTCATCCAAGAACTTCACGTCATCGCCACAGTCCCGGACATGTACCACCATCTCAAGGAGCTCAACGCCACAAAGTCGCTGCTGCAGCTGATTGGCCATGAAAACACAGACATCTCCATCGCAGTCATCAACCTCCTGCAGGAGATGACAGACGTGGATACCCTCACAGAGAGTGAGGATGGGGCGACAGTGCTCATCGATGCCCTG CTGGAGGAGCAGGTGTGTGCAACCTTGGTCCAGAATCTGGACAGACTTGATGACACAGTGAAAGAAGAGGCCGAAGGCATCCATAACACCCTAG GTATCATAGAGAACATGGCGGAATTCCGGCCAGAGATGTGTCCAGATGCTGCCCAGCAGGGCTTGATGCAGTGGCTGCTCCGGAAACTCAAACCCAAAGTTCCCTTCGACGCCAACAAACTGTACTGCAGCGAAATCCTTGCAATCTTGCTCCAAGACACTGAGA gaaacaggATATTGCTTGGAGAGCTTGATGGCATTGACGCATTGTTGCAGCAACTTGCA TACTTCAAGAAGCACGATCCCACCAACGGCGAGGAGCTTGAGATGATGGAGAACCTCTTTAACTGCCTGTGTTCCTCCCTCATGCTGCCAGCCAACAAGATGGCCTTCCTCCGGGGAGAGGGGCTCCAGCTCATGAACCTCATGCTCAG GGAGAAGAAACAGTCGAGGCACAGTGCGCTGAAGGTGCTCAACCATGCTATGACCGGCGCAGAGGCAGGGGACAATTGCACAAAGTTCATTGACATCCTGGGTCTGAGGAGTCTGTTTCCACTTTTCATGAAGACCCCCAAGAGGGTCAAGAAAGGACCGGGGGACTCTGAGCACGAAG AACACGTTTGTTCAATCATCGCCGCCCTCTTCCGCAACGTGAGCGGCTCGCACCTCCAGCGCCTCGTCGGCAAGTTCACAGAGAGCGACCACGCCAAAGTGGATCGTCTCATGGAGCTTCACTTCACCTACCTGGGGAGAGTGCAGGCCTGTGATGACAAGATAGAGCGAGAAAAGCAG AGGAGATTACGAGAAGGCGACATCATCGACGACGACCAGGAGGACGAGTACTACATCCAGCGGCTGGACGCTGGGCTCTTCACCCTCCAGCTGATCGACTACACCATCCTGGAGCTGTGCTGCAACTCGGGCATCAGCTCCATCAAGAACAGGGTCCTCCAGCTGCTCAACATGAGGGGCGGGACCATCACCGACATCCGACACGTCGTCAGAG AGTACGCGGGCAATATTGGCGATGCTGACAGTGAAGAGAGGGGAGAGGCTGAGAAGCAAAGACTACTCACACTCATCAACCGCTTCTGA